A window of the Falco rusticolus isolate bFalRus1 chromosome 1, bFalRus1.pri, whole genome shotgun sequence genome harbors these coding sequences:
- the REELD1 gene encoding reelin domain-containing protein 1 — translation MEGGRRARVAIAGWACTTLCLVSYVAAFSHGASLSACTDMMPRHLRVQLHSPGNNYVTVHTNMSFYFPGDKVPVTVRSTRDFMGFLLQARKVSNDEITGTFVFIPPGSKLLTCFEDGDTVTHSDKSLKRNLSFVWKAPDQPIGDIKFFISIVQSYFVYWAKIESATVAQQGQNKTLAGSGKKPDSIIPAPSQGPADPHPTGMANKGTGFLPTAPHRVVLKLIPGPTSPVAATNSPLRTTLPASPTGTVATPAPEPGFGVRSDAHPVMEPKQPARPSRAVSGRSSGSSGWGLEPSLPTRDPGMMDTLRGFLSQDDTSSYSTSDRAGSIDSAATTRLCLTCKEDRQPPFSSLTAHLVMFLLSKANTESRDILKASPHVAESPSAPYVHTPLGDTTVTTAWFGDTDAAGNLSSASRQMAERKPALQPEEADARGEEEEAGGNTLPWVTRAAPESAVPGKGEEPGRGTRLLAAQLGILLVCTAALGLALAAAVRCVCAQHCHKRTEVSFSEPDPNIIAVRENGEVIHFRKIRENGFVLVQAEYNWVSPSSSGKKTIT, via the exons ATGGAGGGCGGCAGAAGAGCCCGCGTTGCCATCGCTGGCTGGGCATGCACAACCCTGTGCTTGGTCTCCTACGTGGCTGCCTTCTCACACGGCGCGAGCCTTTCTGCCTGCACTGACATGATGCCCAGGCACCTGAGagtgcagctgcacagccccgGCAACAACTATGTCACTGTCCACACCAACATGTCCTTCTACTTCCCAGGTGACAAGGTTCCAG TAACAGTGAGGAGCACCCGGGATTTTATGGGGTTTTTGCTTCAAGCTCGCAAAGTGTCTAACGATGAAATCACTGGCACGTTTGTCTTCATCCCTCCTGGTTCCAAGCTGCTGACTTGCTTTGAAGATGGTGACACTGTCACCCACTCAGACAAGTCACTGAAGAGAAACCTGTCCTTCGTATGGAAAGCACCAGACCAACCCATTGGAGACATCAAGTTTTT CATCTCCATAGTCCAGTCATACTTTGTTTACTGGGCAAAGATCGAATCTGCTACCGTGGCTCAGCAAGGACAGAACAAAACACTTGCTGGCAGCGGCAAGAAGCCCGATTCCATAATTCCCGCACCCTCACAGGGACCAGCTGACCCACACCCCACAGGTATGGCAAACAAAGGTACGGGTTTCTTACCAACCGCTCCCCACAGAGTAGTTCTAAAGCTTATTCCAG GTCCCACCTCTCCTGTGGCTGCCACCAACTCCCCGCTGCGCACCAcactgcctgccagccccactggcACGGTGGCAACGCCGGCACCGGAGCCAGGTTTCGGTGTCAGGTCAGACGCCCATCCCGTCATGGAGCCGAAGCAGCCAGCCCGGCCTTCGCGGGCTGTGTCTGGCAGGAGCAGCGGGTCCAGCGGCTGGGGGCTGGAGCCATCCCTCCCCACCCGAGACCCCGGCATGATGGACACCTTGCGAGGTTTCCTCTCCCAGGATGACACTTCCAGCTACAGCACCTCTGACAG AGCAGGAAGCATTGACAGTGCTGCCACCACACGCTTGTGTTTGACGTGTAAAGAAGACAGGCAG ccccctttctcttccctcactGCACACCTTGTCatgtttttgctttcaaaggcCAATACCGAGAGTAGAGACATCTTGAAAGCCTCCCCACATGTGGCAGAGTCTCCTTCTGCACCGTATGTTCACACTCCCCTGGGTGACACCACTGTGACAACAGCCTGGTTTGGTGATACCGACGCTGCCGGCAATTTGTCATCAGCTTCAAGGCAAATGGCAGAAAGaaagccagcactgcagccagaggaggcaGATGCCAGGGGcgaggaggaagaggcaggtgGGAACACCCTGCCATGGGTGACCAGAGCAGCTCCTGAATCTGCTGTtcctgggaagggggaagagcCTGGCAGAGGAACCCGACTCCTTGCAGCCCAACTCGGCATCCTCCTGGTCTGCACCGCCGCTCTGGGCCTGgcgctggcagctgctgtgcgCTGTGTctgtgcccagcactgccacaagCGGACGGAGGTCTCCTTCAGTGAGCCTGACCCTAACATCATCGCCGTCAGAGAAAACGGGGAGGTGATCCACTTCCGAAAGATCCGGGAGAATGGCTTCGTGCTGGTGCAAGCCGAGTACAACTGGGTCAGCCCCTCAAGCAGTGGGAAGAAGACAATCACCTGA